In one Nitrospira sp. genomic region, the following are encoded:
- a CDS encoding efflux transporter outer membrane subunit: MRRLVLAVPLLVLAACTMGPEYTRPDIPTGDAFRMAEAKDQASIANLLWWELLRDEELQKLIRIALEENRDLKRAVAAVEEFQARALIAKMDFAPQLSNTTSTPSFGRQSTFLFPGFPTQFNYYTQGTLFWEIDVWGRIRRSNEAAREDLFSKEENRRAVVLQLVGGVAEAYFDLLQFDMQLDIARRTLKAWEESVRIAQARLKQGMTSKLDADQFEAERANAAARAAELERQMVQKENQISVLLGRNPHRIQRGRALTEQVMPLEVPPGLPAELLQRRPDIMQAERELHAVTARIGVAKAERFPKISIGGILGVSSPQLDQLITKEGHFAVVGPGFTAPLFNAQVLGFQQKAVEAQAKQAVARYEQTILTSLKEVEDALVAVRTAREQRLAQVQQVDALRSALHLANLRYKGGLANYLDVLVAQRNLFEAELALSGSHRLHLVSIVQLYKSLGGGWQPADNEAKQTAS; encoded by the coding sequence ATGAGACGCCTTGTGCTCGCGGTGCCGCTGCTCGTTCTGGCTGCCTGCACCATGGGGCCGGAGTACACCCGTCCCGACATCCCCACGGGCGACGCCTTTCGAATGGCGGAAGCGAAGGACCAGGCGTCCATCGCCAATCTCCTCTGGTGGGAGCTACTGCGCGACGAGGAGTTGCAGAAGCTAATCCGCATCGCACTCGAGGAAAACAGGGATTTGAAGCGCGCGGTGGCTGCTGTTGAGGAGTTCCAGGCGCGGGCCCTGATCGCAAAAATGGACTTCGCTCCTCAGTTGAGTAACACGACCAGCACGCCGTCGTTCGGACGCCAGTCGACCTTCTTGTTCCCCGGCTTCCCCACCCAGTTCAACTACTACACGCAGGGCACACTTTTCTGGGAGATCGACGTCTGGGGCCGCATCCGCCGGTCCAACGAAGCCGCCCGCGAGGACCTGTTTTCGAAGGAGGAAAACCGGCGAGCCGTCGTGCTCCAGTTAGTAGGCGGCGTGGCCGAAGCCTATTTCGACCTACTGCAATTTGACATGCAGCTCGACATCGCCCGGCGCACGCTGAAGGCGTGGGAAGAGTCGGTGCGCATCGCCCAGGCCCGGCTCAAGCAGGGCATGACATCCAAGCTGGATGCCGACCAATTTGAAGCGGAACGGGCTAACGCGGCTGCGCGCGCGGCCGAACTGGAGCGGCAGATGGTCCAGAAGGAAAACCAGATCAGCGTGCTGCTGGGGCGCAACCCGCACCGGATTCAGCGCGGCAGGGCGCTCACGGAGCAGGTGATGCCGTTGGAGGTGCCACCGGGCCTGCCGGCCGAACTGCTGCAACGGCGTCCGGATATCATGCAGGCGGAACGCGAGCTCCATGCCGTCACGGCCCGGATCGGCGTGGCCAAGGCCGAGCGGTTTCCCAAGATCAGCATCGGCGGCATTCTGGGCGTGTCCAGCCCGCAACTCGACCAGCTCATCACCAAGGAGGGACATTTCGCGGTGGTCGGGCCGGGCTTCACGGCGCCCCTGTTCAACGCGCAGGTCCTGGGTTTTCAGCAGAAGGCCGTCGAGGCCCAGGCGAAACAGGCCGTGGCCCGCTACGAGCAGACGATTCTGACCTCCCTTAAGGAGGTGGAGGACGCGCTTGTGGCGGTACGGACGGCGCGTGAGCAGCGCCTGGCCCAGGTGCAGCAAGTCGACGCGTTGCGCTCCGCGCTCCACCTCGCCAATCTTCGATATAAAGGCGGGCTCGCGAACTATCTGGACGTGCTCGTGGCGCAACGCAATCTGTTCGAGGCCGAACTCGCTCTCTCCGGCAGCCACCGGCTCCATCTGGTATCGATTGTGCAGTTGTACAAGTCGCTTGGTGGTGGCTGGCAGCCGGCCGACAACGAGGCGAAGCAAACGGCCAGCTAG
- the smpB gene encoding SsrA-binding protein SmpB: MSKEKDKEKGEKVVATNRKAFHDYHIEDRLEAGIVLRGTEVKSLREGLVNLRDSYASVKHGEALLHNCHINPYSHGNIMNHEPLRSRKLLLHHKEINQLIGKTQQKGLTLIPLRLYFSPRGHAKVELALAKGKKQYDRRETIKEREAGREVERAMKGGRR, from the coding sequence ATGAGCAAGGAGAAGGATAAAGAAAAGGGCGAGAAAGTCGTGGCGACGAACCGGAAGGCGTTCCACGACTATCATATCGAGGATAGGCTCGAGGCCGGTATCGTGTTGCGCGGAACGGAGGTCAAATCGCTCCGCGAGGGCCTTGTGAATCTCCGGGACAGCTACGCCAGCGTGAAGCATGGCGAGGCGCTTCTGCACAACTGTCACATCAATCCCTACAGCCACGGCAACATCATGAATCATGAACCGCTCCGGTCGCGCAAGCTCTTGCTCCATCACAAGGAGATCAATCAGCTCATTGGCAAGACGCAGCAGAAAGGCCTTACGCTCATTCCTCTCCGCCTCTATTTCAGCCCGCGCGGCCACGCCAAGGTCGAGCTTGCACTGGCCAAAGGCAAGAAGCAGTACGACCGCCGCGAGACAATTAAGGAACGGGAGGCCGGACGTGAAGTCGAGCGGGCGATGAAAGGCGGACGGCGATAA
- a CDS encoding 4a-hydroxytetrahydrobiopterin dehydratase has product MSLADNKCVPCRGGVPPVEKTKADQLLGQLGKGWAFNTAGHLERLYTFKDFAQALDFVNKVGAIAEAEGHHPDLHLAWGKCGVEIWTHKINGLTESDFFLAAKADRVFESFRA; this is encoded by the coding sequence ATGAGTCTTGCTGACAACAAATGCGTACCGTGCCGGGGCGGGGTCCCCCCGGTAGAAAAAACGAAGGCGGATCAGTTACTCGGCCAATTGGGCAAGGGCTGGGCCTTCAACACGGCCGGCCATCTGGAGCGGCTCTACACGTTCAAGGATTTCGCGCAAGCGCTTGACTTCGTCAACAAAGTGGGCGCCATCGCGGAAGCGGAGGGTCACCATCCCGACCTGCATCTGGCCTGGGGCAAGTGCGGCGTCGAGATCTGGACCCACAAGATCAACGGCCTGACGGAAAGCGATTTTTTTCTGGCGGCCAAGGCCGACCGCGTCTTTGAATCGTTCAGGGCCTGA
- a CDS encoding chromosome partitioning protein ParB, which produces MAGKKPKSMPRRGVRRRYKPAGVATGLTATELQMAAPGPEVAELRRAIEGDGGKALAIYREPYGGKWVCMAALPIEMVEPTPYQRNLSDTHVRKLEMVIGKLGRFLDPIIAVRTLVEREGGLGEVKGHVKYWTPNGNHRLSAMKTLGAKTIVAIVIPEAGTAYQILALNTEKAHNLREKALEVIRMYRELARLDRVSEEHYTLEFEEPAFITLGLCYEARPRFSGGAYNPVLKRVEQFLPKPLRVAMTVRQERAKTVLALDDLVVQKVEALKAKGFSSPYLKSFVVARINPIRFRPKDAPALSFDEALDRMAKAAEKFNPDKIKDSDLAASGGALDESE; this is translated from the coding sequence ATGGCAGGGAAGAAACCGAAATCGATGCCGCGCAGAGGGGTACGCCGCCGCTACAAGCCGGCTGGCGTTGCGACCGGCTTGACCGCGACCGAATTGCAGATGGCGGCACCTGGGCCTGAGGTGGCCGAACTGCGCCGGGCCATTGAGGGCGACGGTGGTAAGGCGCTGGCCATTTACCGCGAGCCCTATGGTGGCAAGTGGGTCTGTATGGCCGCCCTGCCAATCGAGATGGTCGAGCCCACCCCCTACCAGCGCAATCTGTCCGACACGCACGTCCGCAAATTGGAGATGGTGATAGGGAAGCTGGGCCGGTTTCTCGATCCGATCATCGCCGTGCGCACGCTCGTGGAGAGAGAGGGGGGGCTAGGGGAAGTAAAGGGGCATGTCAAATACTGGACGCCGAACGGCAACCACCGGCTTTCGGCGATGAAGACGCTCGGCGCCAAAACCATTGTGGCCATCGTGATTCCCGAAGCCGGCACCGCCTATCAGATTCTGGCGCTCAATACGGAGAAGGCGCACAACTTGCGCGAGAAAGCCCTCGAAGTGATCCGCATGTACCGCGAACTGGCGCGATTAGACCGCGTGAGCGAGGAACACTATACGCTGGAGTTCGAGGAGCCGGCCTTCATCACGCTGGGCCTCTGTTATGAGGCTCGGCCGCGCTTCAGCGGCGGGGCGTATAATCCAGTGCTCAAGCGCGTCGAACAGTTTCTGCCCAAGCCGCTCCGCGTCGCCATGACCGTTCGGCAGGAACGGGCCAAGACGGTGCTGGCGCTGGACGATCTGGTTGTCCAGAAGGTCGAGGCGCTAAAGGCGAAGGGGTTCTCTAGCCCCTACCTGAAGAGTTTCGTCGTCGCACGCATCAATCCGATTCGGTTTCGGCCGAAAGATGCTCCGGCGCTCTCGTTTGACGAAGCGCTGGACCGCATGGCCAAAGCCGCTGAAAAGTTCAATCCGGATAAGATCAAGGACAGCGATCTGGCCGCCTCCGGAGGCGCGCTGGACGAAAGCGAATAA
- a CDS encoding efflux RND transporter periplasmic adaptor subunit: MTRFFLHDQRALPGILVCLALVGVVGCKDETASAPPPHKPLPPSVQVLAVLSQNVADEPEFIGQSESSRPVEIRSQVTGIVKQRFFQEGRDVKKGHRLYQIDPVPFQAAVASAKAMVAQTEARLVREKQNLARVKPLLKEQAVSQKDVDDAVAEELAATAALEGARAQLVKAKFDLDNTRITSPIDGLIERTRVSEGRLVSAQTDLLTIVHQTDPMYVIVSAPERFLLQRRRELAEKKVERPDLYQLKGTLTFSDGTVYPRAGQLDFTDVGLRTETGARQGRFVFPNPERVLLPGQFVKVRVQGYVRRDAILVPQRAVQQGPKGPIVFLVNQENKIEIRPVQATGWQGDQWLIENGLKAGDRVVLEGLHLLAPGAPVNPVPVGQVAPAPPPAAGVKPGHAP, from the coding sequence ATGACAAGATTTTTCTTACATGACCAGCGCGCCCTGCCGGGCATTTTGGTCTGCCTGGCGTTGGTCGGTGTGGTGGGCTGTAAGGATGAGACGGCCTCGGCACCGCCTCCGCACAAGCCGCTGCCTCCGTCCGTGCAGGTCCTGGCCGTCTTGTCCCAGAATGTGGCGGATGAACCGGAGTTCATTGGCCAGTCGGAATCCTCCCGTCCGGTAGAGATTCGCTCGCAGGTCACCGGCATCGTCAAGCAGCGGTTTTTCCAGGAAGGGCGGGACGTCAAGAAGGGCCACAGGCTCTACCAGATCGATCCGGTTCCGTTCCAGGCCGCCGTCGCCAGTGCCAAGGCCATGGTCGCGCAGACTGAGGCGCGGCTGGTCCGGGAAAAGCAGAATCTGGCGCGCGTCAAGCCGTTGCTGAAGGAGCAGGCGGTCAGCCAGAAGGATGTGGACGACGCCGTGGCCGAAGAGCTGGCTGCCACCGCAGCGCTGGAGGGAGCTCGGGCGCAACTGGTCAAGGCGAAGTTCGATCTCGACAACACGCGTATCACCTCGCCCATCGATGGCCTCATCGAACGCACGCGGGTTTCTGAGGGGCGGCTGGTTTCCGCGCAGACGGATCTGCTGACGATCGTCCATCAGACCGATCCGATGTACGTGATCGTGAGCGCCCCGGAGCGCTTCCTGTTGCAGCGGAGGCGCGAGCTAGCCGAGAAAAAGGTGGAGCGTCCCGACCTCTACCAGTTGAAGGGAACGCTGACCTTCTCTGACGGCACCGTCTATCCGCGCGCGGGCCAGCTCGACTTCACCGACGTGGGCCTGCGTACCGAGACGGGCGCGCGGCAGGGCCGGTTCGTGTTCCCGAACCCGGAGCGCGTGCTGCTGCCCGGTCAGTTCGTCAAGGTGCGCGTGCAGGGTTATGTGCGGCGTGACGCCATTCTCGTGCCACAGCGGGCCGTGCAACAAGGGCCCAAAGGCCCCATCGTCTTCCTCGTCAACCAGGAAAATAAAATCGAGATCCGTCCCGTCCAGGCCACAGGCTGGCAGGGCGACCAGTGGCTCATCGAGAACGGCCTCAAGGCCGGTGATCGTGTCGTGCTCGAAGGCCTGCATCTGCTGGCCCCGGGCGCACCGGTCAATCCGGTCCCCGTCGGCCAGGTAGCACCGGCTCCTCCCCCAGCCGCCGGAGTGAAACCCGGGCACGCGCCGTGA
- a CDS encoding DUF721 domain-containing protein, which produces MPLNSFFDSVASVLSGLARRHGMQAKLLEHKLLKQWPAIVGEPVASHTKPDQIKFKKLYLIAENSIWLQQLTFMKPELVGKINAEAGSDLVTDIVLRVGPVVREEETAAPAEDAPAATEPSPAVFAQAATTVAPVSDPELRAKLADVVAKALSGPSRSKR; this is translated from the coding sequence ATGCCCCTTAATTCCTTTTTCGATTCCGTCGCCTCTGTATTGAGCGGTCTCGCACGCCGGCACGGGATGCAAGCGAAGCTGCTCGAACACAAGCTGCTCAAGCAATGGCCTGCCATCGTCGGAGAGCCGGTGGCCTCCCATACGAAGCCCGACCAGATCAAATTCAAGAAGCTCTACCTGATCGCGGAAAACTCGATCTGGCTTCAGCAACTCACCTTCATGAAACCCGAATTGGTCGGAAAGATCAACGCGGAGGCCGGGAGCGATCTCGTCACAGACATTGTGCTGCGCGTGGGGCCAGTCGTGCGGGAGGAAGAAACCGCAGCGCCGGCGGAGGATGCACCAGCCGCTACCGAGCCGAGTCCCGCCGTATTCGCGCAAGCGGCAACGACGGTCGCGCCGGTCTCCGATCCTGAACTGCGGGCCAAACTAGCGGATGTGGTGGCAAAAGCCCTCAGTGGGCCGTCCCGTTCAAAACGGTGA
- a CDS encoding 4-carboxymuconolactone decarboxylase, with amino-acid sequence HDLGKFGDMEKGNKELWDKFMAYYGAVFKEGALTEREKALIALAVAHTVQCPYCIDAYTQASLEKGSNVEEMTEAVHVACAIRGGASLVHGVQMRNAVGKLSM; translated from the coding sequence CTCACGATCTCGGAAAATTTGGCGACATGGAAAAGGGGAACAAGGAACTATGGGATAAGTTCATGGCCTACTACGGGGCCGTGTTCAAGGAGGGCGCGCTCACGGAGCGGGAAAAGGCGCTCATCGCGCTCGCCGTCGCCCATACGGTGCAGTGCCCCTATTGCATCGACGCCTATACGCAGGCGAGTCTGGAAAAGGGTTCGAACGTGGAGGAGATGACCGAAGCGGTGCACGTCGCCTGCGCGATTCGCGGTGGTGCTTCTCTCGTCCACGGCGTGCAGATGCGGAACGCGGTCGGGAAACTGTCGATGTGA
- a CDS encoding multidrug efflux RND transporter permease subunit, protein MTPQFFIDRPIFASVVSIVIVVAGLVSLQVLPVAQFPDIAPPMVQIDADYPGASAEIVADAVARPIEVQLPGIDHLLYYSSTSTNDGHMTIQLTLEVGTDVDIAQIQAQNRQKLAEPQLPPEVVRQGITVKKVSSNFVGVIALSSSDPSHDTIFLSNYAVLRVLDRLRRVTGVGDAVVFGQQNYAMRLILNPIRMAQLSLTPTDIANVVREQNRDFPSGTIGRDPAPKGTELTIPIITQGRLTEVKDFEEMIVRALPDGSMIRLKDVAKVELGAQSYTLEGRWNGKPNVFLLIFLAPGANALATAQHVRAEMDEVAKGFPAGVSYDVPYDTTKFIEVSIREVVKTLGEAMVLVILVVYLFLQSWRATIIPAVAVPVSLIGTFAGMHLMGFSINTLTLFGMVLAIGIVVDDAIVVVENVERHMRQGGLSPSDAARKSMTEVTAPIIAIVLVLCAVFVPVAFLGGITGELYKQFAITIAIAVIISGFVALTLSPSLCALVLTPQHGPRRSFFGLFNQFFDRTHHRYTTIAGGVLRHGVLAMMIFAGVVTVTVGLFLMIPHSFLPEEDQGYFITVVQLPDGASRERTTGVMQKLERYFLANPAIHSTDALVGQNFVFSTRGPNAATIFLPLHHWDERRAPHQHVQALIGAAFGEFMKIPEALILAFNAPPIQGLGATGGFSVQIQDPSSGDFKKFSAIIEKFIAKARQTPGIGAIGTSFRVSAPHLRARIDRERAKSLGVPISEVFDTLQAFFGNFYINDFVKFGRVYRVQTEAEPQYRSKPDDIAKIYVRAQTARGQSMIPLDTVVTADYSSGPDPVTHFNGYNTAVVLGAAAPGYSSGQALDMIDRLSKEILEPNGYGIDWSGISYQEHKSGSQSVFVFAFGLLMVFLVLAAQYESWTVPLAVILSVPFGIFGALAAVWLTGLANDIYFQIGLVTLIGLSAKNAILIVEFATKRYEAGMPVLEAAIEAARLRFRPIIMTSMAFIGGVAPLMLAGGAGAASRHSIGTGVFGGMLAATFLAIFFVPLFFVLVEKLSRRAPSGSAQQEHR, encoded by the coding sequence GTGACGCCGCAGTTTTTCATCGACCGGCCGATCTTCGCATCCGTTGTGTCCATCGTCATCGTCGTCGCCGGGCTGGTCTCGCTGCAAGTCCTCCCGGTCGCGCAGTTCCCCGACATCGCCCCCCCCATGGTCCAGATCGACGCCGATTATCCTGGCGCGAGCGCCGAAATCGTCGCGGATGCCGTGGCGCGTCCCATCGAAGTGCAGCTCCCGGGGATCGACCACCTCCTCTATTACAGTTCCACGAGTACCAACGACGGGCATATGACGATCCAGCTCACGTTAGAGGTGGGCACGGACGTGGACATCGCGCAAATCCAGGCACAAAACCGGCAGAAGTTGGCGGAGCCGCAGCTCCCGCCGGAGGTCGTCCGCCAGGGCATCACGGTGAAAAAGGTCTCGTCAAATTTCGTCGGAGTCATCGCGCTTAGCTCGAGTGACCCCTCGCATGACACAATCTTTCTCTCCAACTACGCCGTGCTGCGCGTGCTGGACCGGCTGCGACGGGTGACCGGCGTGGGTGACGCGGTCGTCTTCGGCCAGCAGAACTACGCGATGCGGCTGATCCTCAACCCGATCCGTATGGCGCAGTTGAGCCTCACGCCGACGGATATCGCAAATGTCGTCCGCGAGCAGAACCGGGATTTTCCCTCCGGCACCATCGGGCGTGATCCGGCACCCAAGGGCACCGAGCTGACGATTCCCATCATCACGCAGGGCCGTTTGACGGAGGTAAAGGATTTCGAGGAGATGATCGTCCGTGCCCTGCCCGACGGTTCGATGATCCGCCTCAAGGACGTGGCCAAGGTTGAATTGGGCGCACAATCCTACACGCTGGAAGGCCGCTGGAACGGCAAGCCCAACGTCTTTCTGTTGATCTTTCTGGCGCCCGGCGCCAACGCGCTGGCGACGGCCCAGCATGTCCGTGCGGAGATGGATGAGGTGGCCAAGGGCTTTCCCGCTGGCGTGTCCTACGACGTCCCCTACGACACGACCAAATTCATCGAGGTCTCGATTCGGGAGGTGGTCAAGACGCTCGGCGAGGCGATGGTCCTCGTCATCTTGGTCGTCTATCTGTTTCTCCAGAGTTGGCGCGCGACGATCATCCCGGCGGTGGCTGTGCCCGTCTCGCTGATCGGCACTTTTGCGGGCATGCATCTAATGGGCTTCTCGATCAACACGCTCACGCTCTTCGGCATGGTGCTAGCCATCGGCATCGTGGTGGACGACGCCATCGTCGTCGTGGAGAACGTCGAGCGCCACATGAGGCAGGGAGGCTTGTCCCCGTCTGACGCCGCTCGGAAGAGCATGACGGAGGTTACCGCCCCGATCATTGCTATCGTGCTGGTCCTCTGCGCCGTCTTCGTGCCGGTCGCCTTTCTGGGCGGCATCACCGGCGAGCTCTACAAGCAGTTCGCGATCACGATCGCCATCGCCGTCATCATTTCCGGATTTGTCGCGCTCACGTTGAGCCCGTCCCTCTGTGCGCTAGTGTTGACACCGCAGCACGGGCCTCGTCGCAGCTTCTTCGGGCTGTTCAACCAATTCTTTGACCGGACGCACCACCGCTACACGACGATCGCGGGCGGGGTGCTGCGGCACGGCGTACTGGCCATGATGATCTTTGCCGGCGTCGTCACGGTGACCGTGGGGCTGTTCCTGATGATCCCGCACAGCTTTCTTCCTGAGGAGGACCAGGGCTATTTCATCACCGTCGTGCAGCTGCCCGACGGCGCCTCCCGGGAGCGGACCACGGGGGTGATGCAGAAACTGGAGCGCTACTTTCTGGCCAATCCCGCGATCCATAGTACGGATGCGCTGGTCGGTCAGAATTTCGTGTTCAGCACGCGCGGGCCCAACGCCGCCACGATATTTCTGCCCCTGCATCACTGGGACGAACGGCGGGCGCCGCACCAGCATGTCCAGGCGCTCATCGGCGCGGCCTTCGGCGAGTTTATGAAAATTCCCGAGGCGCTGATCCTGGCCTTCAACGCGCCCCCCATTCAGGGGCTGGGAGCCACAGGCGGCTTTTCCGTGCAGATTCAAGATCCCTCCAGCGGGGATTTCAAAAAGTTTTCCGCCATTATCGAGAAATTCATCGCGAAGGCGCGGCAGACGCCAGGCATTGGCGCCATCGGTACGAGCTTCCGCGTCAGCGCGCCGCACCTCCGCGCCCGCATCGACCGAGAGCGGGCGAAGTCGCTGGGCGTGCCGATTTCCGAGGTGTTCGACACGCTGCAAGCCTTTTTTGGCAATTTCTATATCAACGACTTTGTCAAGTTTGGCCGCGTGTACCGGGTACAGACGGAGGCCGAGCCACAGTATCGGTCTAAGCCTGACGACATCGCAAAAATCTACGTGCGGGCCCAGACCGCACGGGGCCAAAGCATGATCCCGCTTGATACGGTGGTTACCGCTGATTATTCGAGCGGCCCCGATCCGGTCACGCACTTTAACGGTTACAACACGGCGGTGGTGCTCGGCGCGGCCGCGCCCGGCTACAGCTCCGGCCAGGCGCTGGATATGATCGATCGGCTGTCGAAGGAAATTCTCGAGCCGAATGGTTACGGCATCGATTGGAGTGGGATTTCCTACCAAGAGCACAAGTCTGGCTCCCAATCCGTCTTTGTCTTCGCCTTTGGCCTACTGATGGTCTTTCTCGTGCTCGCCGCTCAGTATGAAAGCTGGACCGTCCCGCTCGCAGTGATTCTCTCTGTGCCGTTCGGCATCTTCGGCGCGCTTGCGGCGGTGTGGCTGACCGGGCTGGCCAACGACATCTACTTTCAGATCGGACTGGTGACGCTGATCGGCCTCTCAGCCAAAAACGCGATCTTGATCGTCGAATTCGCCACGAAGCGCTACGAGGCGGGCATGCCGGTGCTGGAGGCGGCGATCGAGGCCGCGCGGCTGCGGTTCCGTCCGATCATCATGACCTCGATGGCGTTCATTGGCGGTGTCGCCCCCTTGATGCTGGCGGGCGGGGCCGGCGCGGCCAGCCGCCATTCGATCGGCACCGGTGTCTTCGGCGGCATGCTTGCGGCCACGTTCCTCGCCATCTTCTTCGTGCCGCTGTTCTTCGTGCTGGTGGAAAAGCTTTCCCGGCGTGCCCCGTCCGGTTCGGCTCAGCAGGAGCACCGATGA